Part of the Desulfolutivibrio sulfoxidireducens genome is shown below.
GGCCACGCTGCCGATAAGGAACCGATCCAGGCCCTTCTTGCTCCGGCTTCCCAGGATCAGAAGGTCGATCTTTTTGTCCTCGGCCACCTTGACGATCAGGTCCGCCGGGGACACGCCCTGCTCCACCACCACCTCGGCGACCACGCCCAGGTCCTTGGCCTTGGCCGCGTAGCCGGCCGCCGCCGCCTTGGCCGCATCCAGGAATTTCTCCGAGGCCCGCACGGTCTCGACCTGGAAATAGTCCCCGATGTCCATGAAATCTTCCGCCACCACCAGGATGGTCAGTTCGCCGCCGCTTTGCTTGGTCTGCGCAACCGCTTTTTCCAGGATGCCGACCGCGTTTTTGGACAGGTCGAGCGCCGCCATGATCTTCATCGTAAGCCCCTCCTGTGTGTATGTGTTTCCTTTCAACCGCTGGCGCGGATCGCAACCGCCGCCATCTTTTTAGCAACCGGCATGCCACTTTTTTCACTTGGCTGATATGATTGATTTTTTATTCGCGCAAAACTGCTTCCACTTGACATTCCGGCCCGTTTTGCGCATTTATGGCGTCATCTGGCGCGAATCACGCAAGGGCCGGATGCCGCGGCGTCCGCGGAATTCGGCCGGACCGGACCGAGGGAAGCACGGGGGGACCAGCCAGCCATGCGCTTTCTGCGATTCGAGGAAAACGAGCCCGAGGCTCACGTCTCGGGTTTTCTCTCGGACTGGAGCATCCGAAAAAAACTGCTGGTGATCCTGATCCCGGCCGTGGTGGGCATGCTGGTGGTCACCGGAATCGCCTCCCACCTGGTCTTCACCCACTACTTCTCCATCGCCCTGGAACGAAACGCCATCGTTCTGACCCTGGCCCAGGCCCACGAGATCGAGACGCTGCTCACGTCCTGCCGCGACGAGTTGTCCATCCTGGCCACGCAATCCCTGGACAAGAACTCGCTTCGGGATTTCCTCAAAAGCCGCGACATGGTGCACGGCGGGCGTTACCTGGAGGTGGTCTTCGCCGGGGTGGACCCCGGCGAACAGATCTATCTGCTGTGCAACAAGGGCGTAATCGCGGACATCCCCGTGGATGTCGCGGCCCTCATGAAAAACAGCCCCCTGATCATCCCCAAACGGGCCGGGGAGCTCGCGCCCGGGGACGTGCTGCCAACAGGCCCCATAGACCTCTTTTTCCCGCCCACCGTGAGCGTCCCGGGCCTTGGCAACCTCTCCATGTCCGTTTTCCGGTTCGTCACCCCTGTGGCCCGGGAGGACGGAACCCTGCGCGGCTATCTGGTCCTGTCCCTGGACGCCCACGCCGTGCGCAATATCCTGTCCCTTTTCACCTCGACCAGATCCCCCCTCCACGGCTTCCCCCGGGCCGCCGAAAGCCGCTACAGCTTCTTTTTCGACGACAAGGGATGGATCCTTTTCCAGTCGGAGAACGTGGAGGCCGCGGACAAGGAGTTGTCCGTGGACATGGCCCGGGCCGGGCTCACCGGGGACCAGGGCCGCACCGGGTTCGAGACCGGATTTCGGCCGTCGGCCCAGCACGGGGACTACTGGGCCATCCTGGAGGACGTCCGCCAGAACCGGTCCGGGCTGGGCCGCCCCGCCACGGACCTTTTCAACGCCAAATCCGCGGCCAGCGAGCAGTTTCTGGGCTACGCCCCGGTGTGTTTCGCCGTTTCCAGGGGCTCGCCCCCCGAGGTCGTCGGGGGGATCATCTACGTGGACCGCAGCCTCCTGCCCCGGGCCGCGGAGTTCGGCCAGTTCAACGTCATGTTCGGCATCGCCGTGGCCTCCATGCTGACCGTGTCCCTTTTGATCTTCTTTCTGAGCCGGATCATCACCCAGCCCATCCTCAGGCTGGCCAGGGAGGTCACGGCCATGCACGGGGAGGGCGGTCTCAGACGCCTCGAACTGCCGGGCGACGACCTCGAAACCTCGGTGCTCAAAAGGGCCATAAACGACCTGATGTCCTCCCTGGCCGCCAAGGACCAGGAGATCCGCCGCAAGGAGGAATACCTGCGCACCGTGCAGTCCCGGGAGACCGTGCGCCTGGATCCGTCCGAGTCCACGGCTTCCCGGGTGGGGAACATCCTGGGGACCAGCCCGGCGATCACGACCCTGTTGTCCATCATCCACAAGACCGCGGCGGCCGACGCCGACGTTTTGGTGATCGGGGAGACGGGCACGGGCAAGGAACTGGCCGCCGAGGCCATCCACAGACAAAGCGCCCGGGCCGGGAAGCCCTTTATCTCCATCAACTGCGGGGCCCTGGATGAAAATCTGCTCATGGACGCCCTGTTCGGCCATGTGAAGGGGGCGTTTTCCGAGGCCAAGTCCGACCGCAAGGGGGCCTTCCTGGCCGCCGACGGCGGCACGTTGCACCTTGACGAGATCGGCAACGCCTCGCCCAAGGTGCAGCAGGCCCTGCTTCGGGCACTGTCCGTGCGCCGCATCCGGCCCGTGGGAAGCGACGACGAGCTTGAGTTCGACGCCCGGGTCATCGCCGCCACCAACGTCAATCTCAAGGAGAAGGTGCAGCGGGGGGAGTTCCGGGAGGACCTGTTTTACCGGCTCCAGGTCCTGACCATCGAGACCCCGCCCCTGCGGGAACGCATGGAGGACATCCCGGTTTTGGCCGGACATTT
Proteins encoded:
- a CDS encoding universal stress protein, whose product is MKIMAALDLSKNAVGILEKAVAQTKQSGGELTILVVAEDFMDIGDYFQVETVRASEKFLDAAKAAAAGYAAKAKDLGVVAEVVVEQGVSPADLIVKVAEDKKIDLLILGSRSKKGLDRFLIGSVASKIVAHAPCSVLVVR
- a CDS encoding sigma 54-interacting transcriptional regulator, whose product is MRFLRFEENEPEAHVSGFLSDWSIRKKLLVILIPAVVGMLVVTGIASHLVFTHYFSIALERNAIVLTLAQAHEIETLLTSCRDELSILATQSLDKNSLRDFLKSRDMVHGGRYLEVVFAGVDPGEQIYLLCNKGVIADIPVDVAALMKNSPLIIPKRAGELAPGDVLPTGPIDLFFPPTVSVPGLGNLSMSVFRFVTPVAREDGTLRGYLVLSLDAHAVRNILSLFTSTRSPLHGFPRAAESRYSFFFDDKGWILFQSENVEAADKELSVDMARAGLTGDQGRTGFETGFRPSAQHGDYWAILEDVRQNRSGLGRPATDLFNAKSAASEQFLGYAPVCFAVSRGSPPEVVGGIIYVDRSLLPRAAEFGQFNVMFGIAVASMLTVSLLIFFLSRIITQPILRLAREVTAMHGEGGLRRLELPGDDLETSVLKRAINDLMSSLAAKDQEIRRKEEYLRTVQSRETVRLDPSESTASRVGNILGTSPAITTLLSIIHKTAAADADVLVIGETGTGKELAAEAIHRQSARAGKPFISINCGALDENLLMDALFGHVKGAFSEAKSDRKGAFLAADGGTLHLDEIGNASPKVQQALLRALSVRRIRPVGSDDELEFDARVIAATNVNLKEKVQRGEFREDLFYRLQVLTIETPPLRERMEDIPVLAGHFLRQAAGFTGKGELRVSRGALEKLMRHDWPGNVRELKNCLTRSVALAEREVIFAEDVRFGDETPRLLPDDVEEGAASTRFSVAGGDEGEKARAWPALPEATLPKGKKAGDAPAGSGPAGKPAGEDGLNPRQRRALAGLARKSSISRQDYQRAAGPDVPPRTAQHDLKELVDKGMLRKSGRGPSTRYHPVPGAI